The following proteins are encoded in a genomic region of Cricetulus griseus strain 17A/GY unplaced genomic scaffold, alternate assembly CriGri-PICRH-1.0 unplaced_scaffold_22, whole genome shotgun sequence:
- the LOC100773844 gene encoding NUT family member 2 isoform X2 — protein MDPSKQAWLLSKPVGITSEASSLGQNMTVNLDAAMSTFATLPVLPPAPQPTLQLFWEPQEPLLTGGISPWNPLVLSALPGMSLVAEDGSTTLGTAVPLNIVQIGTTGRPVQPMPNANLFLTQVSLNCNVPVTQGGVIGCPASDFMTTHEANTFINAQIASAFQNQEVLWVLGSHPPTTQPVVQLVPVQSPVNSAPPPKGAVVESGPANVQTNSTENCLSKPDSVYGNIRRWQHIKTLVQRHLSQTPDVSAFSCFLIPVLRSLAQRKPTMNVEEGLWRGLQEWQCTSNYDRMIFFEMAEKFKEFENAEEKENSRLEFENSRLEMTRSIKCQVLTTTRQDPPRFPAPEVFEEPVCNSMKIGSITDPACLPVFRHRQLQKTEATMEIPPEAMQEYMDITDWLERPPQSNTGNPTEKEQEENSEPEQEEDDFYSDAGVLSYIDELCSQKHFVDQVEDIIHPQFVAEILSSKPEIDILSLMKDLEYEEEFSVEQLVEENCMALKKKGCKRATLKPGAPQILSNASFPTVCQDAKREGHGPQRGTSAQKRSSLVPSLDHQFPGATNAEIWGPSPTVFQSSQCLPSLGDLSSTVITYGRGAHPQSPGSRCAMSLRGVSAMEEFQEALGRTIEDKEEIPSLSFLLCSHYSLVPWKLSGYLCPYTGLSDSASIPKPLSPRMRDLSPDPSSNDKSNKPALIGGLTPMAKRSNSGLGHGIFEGPLSALGLTHSLQAQKFDSLSTRKRKRKKWHCVTCGMSRQSRQSFTLPPPCTPIPKMKKKTH, from the exons ATGGATCCTAGCAAACAGGCATGGTTACTGTCCAAACCTGTAGGAATAACTTCAGAAG CATCTTCATTGGGACAGAACATGACTGTCAACCTCGATGCCGCCATGTCTACATTTGCTACCCTGCCTgtcctcccacctgccccccagcCAACACTTCAATTATTCTGGGAGCCCCAAGAGCCCCTCCTGACTGGAGGCATCTCTCCCTGGAATCCACTAGTGTTATCTGCCTTGCCTGGGATGTCTTTGGTGGCAGAAGATGGAAGTACGACCCTAGGTACAGCTGTACCTCTGAACATTGTGCAAATTGGGACAACAGGCAGGCCTGTACAGCCCATGCCCAATGCCAACCTTTTCCTCACTCAGGTGTCCCTCAATTGTAATGTCCCTGTGACCCAAGGTGGGGTTATTGGGTGCCCTGCTTCAGACTTCATGACAACACATGAGGCCAATACCTTCATAAATGCTCAAATTGCTTCGGCCTTCCAGAACCAAGAAGTATTGTGGGTCCTGGGTTCTCACCCTCCCACAACACAGCCAGTTGTCCAGTTGGTTCCTGTCCAGTCCCCAGTGAACTCAGCACCACCTCCAAAAGGAGCAGTTGTAGAGAGTGGACCAGCCAACGTTCAAACCAACTCCACAGAAAACTGCTTGTCCAAACCAGACAGCGTCTATGGGAATATCCGGCGCTGGCAGCATATCAAGACTCTGGTCCAGCGGCACCTGTCCCAGACTCCAGACGTGTCAgctttctcctgcttcctcat TCCAGTGCTTCGGTCCCTGGCCCAAAGGAAGCCCACCATGAATGTGGAGGAGGGCCTGTGGAGGGGTCTGCAGGAATGGCAGTGTACAAGCAACTATGACCGGATGATCTTCTTTGAGATGGCTGAAAA GTTTAAAGAATTTGAGAatgcagaagagaaggagaattcaAGGCTGGAGTTCGAGAATTCAAGGCTGGAGATGACGAGAAGTATCAAGTGCCAAGTTCTTACAACCACAAGGCAAGATCCTCCAAGGTTCCCAGCTCCTGAGGTGTTTGAGGAACCAG TGTGTAACTCCATGAAGATTGGTTCCATTACtgaccctgcctgcctcccagtaTTTAGACACAGGCAATTACAAAAGACTGAGGCAACCATGGAAATTCCACCTGAAGCCATGCAGGAGTACATGGATATTACGGACTGGCTAGAGAGGCCTCCACAGTCAAACACAGGAAACCCCACAGAAAAAGAGCAAGAGGAGAACAGTGAGCCGGAGCAGGAAGAAGATGACTTCTACTCAGATGCAGGAGTCCTGAGTTACATTGATGAGCTGTGCTCCCAAAAACACTTCGTTGACCAA GTGGAGGACATAATACACCCCCAATTTGTGGCAGAAATCCTATCTTCCAAGCCAGAGATTGACATACTGTCTCTAATGAAGGATCTGGAGTATGAGGAAGAATTCAGTGTTGAGCAG CTGGTAGAAGAGAACTGCATGGCTTTGAAGAAGAAAGGCTGTAAGAGGGCAACTCTGAAACCTGGTGCCCCTCAGATACTTTCCAATGCTTCATTTCCAACTGTCTGTCAAGATGCAAAGAGAGAAGGCCATGGTCCCCAAAGAGGGACCAGTGCACAGAAACGTTCCTCACTGGTGCCTTCTTTAGATCATCAGTTTCCTGGAGCTACCAATGCAGAAATATGGGGGCCTAGTCCTACTGTCTTCCAAAGTAGTCAGTGTTTACCCTCACTGGGAGACCTCAGTTCCACTGTTATTACCTATGGCAGAGGAGCCCATCCCCAAAGCCCAGGGTCCAGATGTGCAATGAGCCTCAGAGGAGTTTCTGCTATGGAGGAGTTCCAGGAGGCACTGGGCAGAACCATTGAGGACAAAGAGGAGATCCCCAGCTTGTCCTTCCTCCTGTGTTCCCACTATAGTCTGGTGCCATGGAAACTGTCTGGCTATTTGTGCCCCTATAcaggtctctctgactctgctagTATCCCCAAACCCTTATCTCCAAGGATGAGGGACCTCAGTCCAGATCCATCTTCAAATGACAAGTCAAATAAGCCAGCTCTCATTGGAGGCTTGACTCCTATGGCTAAGAGGTCTAACTCAGGGCTTGGTCATGGGATATTTGAAGGGCCACTCTCAGCCCTGGGGCTCACTCACTCTTTGCAGGCACAGAAGTTTGACTCACTAAGcacaaggaagaggaagaggaagaagtggcACTGTGTCACCTGTGGGATGTCCCGTCAAAGCAGGCAGAGTTTCACTCTGCCTCCACCCTGCACCCCCataccaaaaatgaaaaagaaaacacactga